In Rutidosis leptorrhynchoides isolate AG116_Rl617_1_P2 chromosome 6, CSIRO_AGI_Rlap_v1, whole genome shotgun sequence, the DNA window ACATATAAAAGTTAAAATTCAAAAGCCTATTTGCTAATTAGGAAGGCGGGTCGTGAAACCATTCATGTTGAGTAATGCATATTGTACAAGTACCATATAAGAATATTTTGTTGAGAAGGTTTTTATTAGAAAATGTAAAAGATTTATTAATATTTCTTGTTAATTATTAGGTGTAAGTTTTTAAGTCTCAAATAGTACatgatatatataattttgtgTTTTCATATTAGTAATACTATATACGGAGTATAAGTTTAAAGCTTTTATTATTGTGGAACCTATTATAATATTTGGGTATGAGGGGAGGTTTGTTATGGTGCAAACCAAAGTCATATATTAAATATGAGGAAGAAACAAATGTGTGCTAAGGAGGTGATTTCTCTCATGTTTTATCGATAAGCTAGCAAACAGTAGGATATCCATTAGGAAATCGAAAGTAGGAGTTATTAGGGAAGTTTGGATACTCGCGGTTATAGTGTAAGTGTGTAGATAGTGCAACGCGACATTTGCAGCATGTCGACGGTTGGCGCACGCAGTTGCGCACCCTCAGTGGATGAGTCAATCTTGGAACCTTGTACCGTAAGTCTATTTGATGTGGTCCCAAACAGGTTGTGAGTTCCGATGTTGTGGCATGTACTAAAGAAGGTTGGATCTTGACTATTATTGGAGGGAGGCCTAGTTGGACTTGGCTTAGAGGGGAGGTGTTGAATTGCAAACCAAAGTCCAACATCGGAAATTGAATGATCCGGCCAACATGTTTGGTCGAATATTCCAGGGTATTTAGAAGTGGGTGGGCTAAAGCTTCTCTCACTAAGGAAATTGGTTGTAGAAGGGTGTCATGTAGAATTTGTTCGACCGGTACTCAGGTATTGAGTGATTATTGGTTTAACAAACGAGCAATTTCTTCGAGGGTGGCCAGTTTGTGGTATTTAGGTGATGGATGGAgaggataatcttgtaagtcccggAAGTTGAAGCTTCCTAGATATTATTGAGGGTGTTGGAAACTCAGCAAGAGTTTGGTAATCAACGAAAGTATTGGGCTAGTGGGAGTTAGAAGGCTAATGGGAGTTATAGAGACAGTTATGCGACATGGGTCTCTAATTTTTGCAGGGTTAGTACGTTTGGTTTCGGAACACTAGGGAACtcgagtacttgttttactctcAAATGGAAAAGAAATTTGTAACTGACCGGGTGGTACGAACCATATTCTTCTCTAGTAGCCATAGTTTATTTCCTACTCGTATAGTGGGAGCGTGCTTAGAATGGAAAGATGTGTTCTTGAAAATCATAGCTATGAGGGGGTCACTGTACCAGCGTGAAAGCGAAAATTTCAAAGGTGTAGATTTCAAGGTTGTGATTGCGTTCTCACTGGAGCTTTAATGAATAGTCTACGTGTGCATTTGTCAGGTTTTCTGTTGCTGGAAAGGAAAAGCAAAGATAGACAGAAACTCTGTACGAGTGATCAGTGAGGATATGTTGTCTCATGAAAGAATCCTGTAATTGAAGTTTCGTATACTTCAATTGATCTTCTTGTGTAAGAAGATGGTGGTGCAAGAAAAAAAAGATGACTTTAGTTAGTAGTTGGAGATTGAGTTGAAGCTTAGTAGTTTTAAGGTCGAATGACTTCCTTCCGAGAGTGGAAGTGCGAGGTGATTCAGATGTGTGATTCCGTCAGTAGTAAAAGTCGCGGAGAACAGATCAGGAGTTTCTAGGGGTGTTTGAACAACGTTGACAATTGAGGCGCTTATTGGTTTCTAGTTTCAACAAGTAGTGTTGACGACCTTGCATCGAATGTCTGCTCTTCCAGTGATGTTGAGTTTGCGTGTCCATGTTTGATTGACAGTATAATGGTATTCTTGGTTGGAATGGAGATTGATGTTTGGTTTTGTTTAAAATCTTTAATTAGGAGATTATTGAGTAGTGAAGAGTTTGTtcaaagtcttcaagtgggagattgttgtgaagaatttgatcaaaggaacaaaAATTAGTGTCAGACTTGGTGAACAAATCGTAGGAATTTTGTTGCCTTATTGGTTCTTCTAGCAGGTGCAATCATTTAGTAAGTAATAGATGTTTATGGAATATCTTTTGCTTGAATGATAGTTTGCTGATTGACAAAGTAAACTAATTTAGGAAACCTAAAGGTTTTAGGTTTAATGTTTCccctataaattgtaacccctagcctcattgtaatgtgtaTACTGTATACAATAATAAGAAAAATCTTTGGTTTGATCTCGTGGACTACCCTTCTCCACgcgtttggagttgggatataaccacgttaaattcatTTATCGTTTATGCTTTACATTGATCGTTTATGCTTATGATTATCCGTTTGTTGTTCGTAGATGTTGTGATTGATGATGTCACAATCACATATTCTTGTTAGGGTCCACTACAAATTTCCTAACAATAGTAAGCACGATTGATGCATGCTCCTTCAAGTCCTATTTTGAGCGTGTTTGGACGAACTAGCTAGAGCTTGAAGTTGGAGCTAGAAATTGAAGTTTATTTTCTTAAGAGAAAAGCTGAGGCTTATTTTTTGTAAGTGTTTGGTAAAGTAGCTGGAGTTGGAGATTATGGTTGTGAATTGACTTAAAAGCACTCAATTACAAAATGTAAAATAAGTGATAAAGGGTTATTTTTTTAATGTCTAttgtcataagctctacttttttgtaGAAGTTAGTTTTCGAAGCATAAAGATCCAGAGCTTATTTTTTATATAAGTTGTACTTTACTTTTCATTGTATATCAAACAAAAGCTCATGGCTTGTCGCTTAATAAAATTATAAGCTCAAGCTCTCATAATTCTTAGAAGCTAGTCACTCAAACCCACTCTAAGTAAAATAGATTGGCTAAAATAAAATAAATTCATTTGAGTGAAGATTTTGGCTTTCCCACTAAGTAGAAAGGGAGGTCGAGAGTTTGAAATCAAAAAGCCCTTCATGGCCACGAAGGTTTCATCAGGCACGACTCCAAGTGGCAGCTTGCAATGGGTTGTCGCCTTGAGATTAGTTGCCTTGCAAAGCGAGTCGGAAACTCGAacttgaaaaagaaaaataaaaatactcATTAAGAAATTGGATCCGATACCGAGGCATTGCCTGAGTGGTTTCCAAGCCTTAGTAGGAGGGCCCGCGATTAGTTTCTAAGCAACCCCGGTTCAATTCCGATAAGGGGGAGGTTTTCTCCAGGATGtttccgcgattagttgccaagcaacccggaacccacgattagttgccaagcaacccgggtcaATCCTTGGAGTTTCCTACCTAGCGTGTGTGGgtcgcaaatgagagtattcgatgcgaaaatttgccgttcaaaaaaaaaaaaaaaaaaaaaaaaaaaattggatccGATGTCGTCGAGTCTTCTCCTGCATTTAAGTTCAAATCTCCCCGTAAAATGAGATACGTTTTCATAAATCAATGATAAAGTATCAGTCTTAGCCACGTAAACTTTTTGAATCATGAGTCTTTATGACATTTAAGTTACAAGTGACTCATTTAATTAAGCTACATTACAATTTTTGCTCTACCtagactattttttttttttttttagattagcGAGGAAACTCCCTATATGAGCGAGTACATTGGCTCTCTCATAGAAGGTAAATCTCAGGTAACCAAGCCTCTCGAGCGCGAGacatggtaccgggtgaattgtgcATTATGCGCACACTTTGGTCAcacccctttttgaacaatttgacataaCAAGAAATTGAACCCGAGTGGTGtgtttcattgggcaactcggtgaccACTCATGCAAGCGTGCGTGGTTTACCTTGACTATATTTATGTGCTTTTAAATCCTAACCTTTACACATCTATGTTGAGACCCCATTTTTTTTCTAAAAATAGAGATATAGAACATCAGAGTAAAAACATGTCGACATACTCTGACTATTCTATTTTTGGAATGTACACATAACACATAGACTAATAAGACAATCTTTAAAAACTTACAACCACAAAAATATTGATCCTAATAGTCTGGCCTTCCACACAAAACAATCAACAAATCTCTTTCAATAACAGATAAATTTGATGAAATCTCCTTAAGTTTCTCTTAACCAGCCTCAAATGGCTGCTTCAAATCTTTTTCCCTAATAATTCTCGATACACCATCCTGTCTATAATGCAAAAAGACAGGATGGCCTTTCGGAGATCTCATTCTCTCTCGCATCTCATTGGCCTCCTGTCTCTATTTTTGTCTATAAATTTGATTCTCCTTACCACAACCACCGTCGCTACACCCACCAATCCTCGCCTTACCTTCATTCGAAAACTATCGTCTAAAAAAACTACTTTTCCCGCCTTTCATGAAGCTCCCGCTTTTCGCAATGGGGATGAGTGTACGGACAACATTGTCCATGTAGCCATGACTATTGACTCAAACTACATTCGTGGGACAATGGCGGCGGTTTTATCAATCTTACAACATTCGTTTTGTCCCGATAATGTGTTTTTTCATTTCCTATGGTCTCGTTATAATGAACAAATCTATAATAGTATCATAACGACATTTCCTTACCTAAGGTTTAAGGTATATGAATTTGAAACGAAAAAGGTTCGTGGGAAAATATCCAAATCTATCCGTCAAGCGTTGGACCAACCGTTGAACTACGCAAGAGTTTACCTAGCGGATATATTACCAGCGAATGTCAACCGCGTGATCTATTTGGATTCGGATATTGTGATGGTTGATGACGTTGAGAAGTTGTGGAGAGTTAACTTGGAAGGCAAGGTACTCGCAGCACCCGAGTATTGTAAGGCAAATTTCACACGATACTTCACGAATGATTTTTGGAAGGATCCAGAATTAGGTAAAACATTTGAGGGCCGATATCCGTGTTATTTTAACACAGGGGTGATGGTTGTAGATGTTCGTAAATGGAGGGAAGGTGCGTATTCAAATAAAGTAGAAGAGTGGATGGCAGTACAAAAGCAACGGAGAATATATCACTTGGGTTCGTTACCACCGTTTTTGCTTGTATTTGCAGGGAAGATTAAAGGAATTGATCATAGATGGAACCAACATGGGTTAGGTGGTGACAATATTGAAGGAAGATGCAGAAGTTTGCACCCTGGTCCGATTAGCCTGCTTCATTGGAGTGGAAAAGGTAAACCATGGTTAAGGTTAGACTCGAGGAAACCTTGTGTTGTTGATCACTTGTGGGCCCCATATGATCTGTATCGTTCGTCAAAACATGTGCTAGAAGAATAACAAAAATCTGGTTGATTATCAAACGGACGAATCATGATTTGAAACACAAAGGCAAGAACAGAGTCGAAAATCGTTAGATCATCTGTTTTTCTAGACAAAGATTTGGACTAAGAGCACTACCCTGCATACACACCAAGGATGAGTGTGTATGTGATCAAGTTTATGGATAtctattaaaacagaaaagaaaaagaatCATGTGTGGGAATGTATCTGCAAGTGAATACATCAAGTTTATTCCTCAACCTTAATTATGTTTCAACCTCTCATCATGtagttaagttagtgataatagtTACTGAATATGTAGAGTATAATTTAGTAGAAAACAATGCATAGTGAAGAATGTTTAAACGCTAATATAGATTCACACTTGTTTAAGTTAACTACCTACAAATATTCTATATTGATTAGTTTATATCGGCATCTAAACAACCGAAATATAACTAATCACGAATGAGATTTATAATTTGTGGCTCAAAGTCAGTAAAGTCAAGGTTGCCTAATTCGAAAAAACTCGGAATTACTCGGAAAATCAGCCAGAACTTGATCGAATGCAAACTTAGTCAACATCCGATTACTCCCGAGTACTCGCCGGGGTAGCCGATTACTCCCTAAAAGTCCCGACCGAGTACTACCTGGGTtgccgatttttgcaaccttggatAAAGTTCTCAACTCTAACGAGCTTGCATTCAACCTTGAATAACCGGATTTATGCTCAAAAAAATGAGGGACTTGGAACATATAACACTAAGATATAAACTTTTTGTACAAAGAATAGATTTAATAATGGTTTAATGTACAATCTTTAAACGGCGAAAATACCCGTCATATCATCAGGACTACCTTCTTGAGTTCCAACTTGACTTCCCTTACGCGAAGTCCGTTTTGTAGCAACTATATGaaaatcatcatcttcttcatcaaattcTTGTAATTCAACCTCCCCACCTTTAAAAACCGGGTGTATATAAGCATCTTTCAAATACGCTTTTAGATCAAGTTGTGGTTCCGTTGCCCTTTCCAATGTATCTTTGATCATCGCGTCCTGTAATCAAGCTTAGAATGTTACCCTCATATCCATAAACGGTAACCATTCAAATGAGCAGTTCTTGGTTCGGGTCAACAGgttgggttgacttacaaacactgtcatctttttttatttttattttttaaaaatcttTCAACATGTTTTCATCAGGTAAGCGGTCAAAATGGGCAGTCCTTGGTTTCGGTATGGAATAACGAACACCATTtaaaaaagaaacagaaaaaataaaataaataacaaaaaattatAAGTTCAATTTTTACCGGGAAAAAGACTATTTGTGATGTGCCCAGTCCCTGCTCAGTTCTGTTTATTTGTATTTTCCAGTTTTGGTTCGTTTGCAGTCTTGTACGCTTTCGACCCAATGAATAAATTAAGGAAATAAAATACATTTCTAACCTGTAATGGGAACTTTCGGAATGCAGATTCAAACCGATTCTTGCAATACCGATGGAACCAGAAAGTTAAGAACGGGAGTGCGAGTAAAATAGGTGTCGAGTTTTCGGCCTCTTTTGTGCTCAGTAATCCTAACAATGTAATTTGCGAAATCACTAAACCAATAAGAATACGCCGATGAACATCTGGCCAAAATGATGCAGCACTCTCGTACTTCTGGTTGTACACATTAATGATCTGACGCCATCAAAGAAATTCAAGAAAAAAGAATGTTACTAGAAGCAAAGGGTCAAAACGGGCATTATTAGTCCGGGTATAATTAGTGTGAAATGGAATGACCCAAACTATAATAGTATAAATAATAATCTAATTGTATGAATAGATAATAGGGATATCCGGATATCAACCAACATGCCCCGTTTTCAAACTTTTTAAGAGAATTAACCCAAAAAAATTGCTAAAAAGCCCTCGCAAATCGCAAAAATCATTTTGCGAGTTGCGAACGGCTATTCTATTTATATTTATAGGCCTGAAACATTATCCAGAAAAATCTAAAAATCCTATCCGAAAGTCATATAACATAAAAGGttttatgctatatatatatatatatatatatatatatatatatatatatatatatatatatatatatatatatatatattatacacaaTGGGCAACTCTTAACCCATTTGACCCGTTGAAATTGTGTTACCTGATGACGAAAAACGAGATACGCAAAAGCAAAGAAGGTGATGATGAACGGGAGGAGTATAGGAGTGACAGTCGAGTAGACAAGTCCAAGCAAAAAGTACAGCTGTAAACGAGGCTCGGTTATGGGCCAAGCCAATGAACCAGGGTCCATTGCCTCGTCTCTGTCTTTTTCAGTTTTCACCAAGAAAACGTTCTTCAAGTGATACAAAATCAACGGAACCATTCTGAATATCTCTGCGGCCACACCAGCCCAACCGTCGACCATAATGTATGTAATGAAAAACGTTGCCTTCATTGGAATCGAAACACCCACAGTTTTTGGAATCCTGTATCAAATAAGATGACAATTTCAACCCGTTTAGCCATTTGGGTTACGTTTTCACTCCAAAAAGTCATATGGCCCAAACTCAAAAAACTTAGCTCACCATGTCAAATGAGTAGAATGGGTCACTCGGGTTGGTACCCAACCTGACCCCTCATGTCTTCAAAAATTAAGGTTTGCgacccaaaaccattttgacccattacccgAACCGCCCGTTTTGACACTGTTTTCAACTTGTAGAGCCAAGAAAACTGAAAAGAGTGAGCACGTACTCGGATGGTGATTGATTTAAGAACTTTTGAAGTTGCTGTAGAGCAGTTCCTGTAATAATGCTTCCAAGAAACACATTCACGAGCAAAAAAAGATGATATTTTCCGGCTGATCTTGCTTCTAAAGCGGAAACAGCAACATACCCCTCAATTTTAGACATTTCCATTAAAATCATTGGAAGAACAAGAAGAAAGATCTTCAACACCATCCCCGGGAGAAAACCTTGAATGAACGACTTGACCGAGTCTCTGCAACATAATCAAGAATTCAAGATTTGTATTAAAAAAAACAATTATTTTGACATAATTATCTTGATCGATAAAGTTTTTACTTACTTATAGATAAGGGGTTTCAAAAAGGGAAGAACTTTTCCAATGTATTCAATGTTGGCCAAAGTTTGAACAAAGGCAATTGGGAACATGAAACAGAAAGTAAGACCAAAAAAGGCAACAGCCATGACTAATTTTCGCAGGTTTAGCTGCAAGAAAGGTATGGCTAGGTTATTCCAGTAAACATCGCGCGGTTCAGGAGCCCAATCTGTGATCCAACGAGTTGGATTCTTTGTCTGTTGTGTTTGAGCACAAATGGCTGCACCCCATCGTGATCTGAACGAAACAAATGCTGCTGGGACCACAGCTTTTGGATCAGCAATAACCCTTTCGCGTTCTGCTATTTCCTATTTTTAAAAATCATTTGATGTGAAACAGTTAAATGTGCTGGTCCAGTAACAGGTTCAGATAAAAAACGGTTAGGTTCTTAACCAGTTAAATTGACTTCACATCAAGTTTTGGTGCAAAAAATGGAGAAAGTTGTGATGATGTATACTTACTTCTTTGCTCAACTTCTCAATTTCTTCGGTATAGTAATCTATCGCATCAATCTTCTTTCCCCAAAGACCCCAAAAACCACTCTATATAAATAACATTAATTATGAGCTTGTAAacttgaaaacaaaaaaaaattatattgtaAATTTGAAAACAAAAAGTAGATGAAGAATTATCTATCCCCAAACCTTGGTGGTTGGCCTTTTAGATGGTCTTCTCTCGAACTTATTGCTGTAGTAAATAAGTCGATTATGCAAATCCTTCTTCCGATCCACCATATTCGCAAGCTTATTTGCATTGTACACTACCTAcaaatcaataaaaaaaataattacaaCATATTTAGCACTTCATATTTGTATCCAACCATATTTAATTTAAAAGGGACAAAAAGGCAACTTTGATCAGATTTCTGTTTTGGGCAAACAACTTATTTAAGACCCAAAAAAAACCATCAAAAGTTCAAAAACTTCAATTTAACATTATCTAAGATAACCAACGTCATGTCTCAACAAAAAAACCATCAAAGTTCAAAACTTTATTATACATGCTTATTCGTTAGAAACTGAGAATTATAGAAAACAAACCTTATGTACAAGATATTGATCGGGGTGATTAACACAGAAGAAATGTTCAACATGTTCACTGACGGATTCATCAGGATCCGGAGGCACGTTTCTCACAAGGACCTACAACGAGAATAAAATAAGTAATCCTCGTTATTTATTTTCTTTATAATAAATTATCAGCACTCGAAACTTACAGTAAATTGATCTGGACGTCGGCTTTGAGAAGCAAGAAAATGTAGCCGCATGTCGGTTACAATTTTGTATTCCTTGTATAGAATATAACACGTCCAAAACGAAAAGACGTACGCCATGACTATATGTGCAGCTAACCTGATAAATATAACATCAATGTTTCATttttaaaatgataaaacaaaaAAGAATGAGATTAAAAACCGATTCTTTCTCgaaagtatttaaaaaaaaaagttcagACCTTTTTGATGCAGGCGGGACATTGGATATTGAAAACTTGTCTATCTCACCGTACGCTAAATCTTTCATAATAACGCTACTTCGGCTGAAATTTCCGCCAGTATAATTGACAGGTAACAGCACACAAAATGCAAGTATAGCAATAGGAACAAATATTTTCAAGCTGCATACAATTATTATCAGCATTATTGAGAGACAACTTGCGATAAAAATATGAAACAACCAGTTTTATCTAATTAAGAAAACAGTTTAAGAAAACTAGTACAGACCCGAGAAGATAAATACGAATATACACAGCAGAATCGAGGCCAGCGTGATCTATAAGCTCAAGTTCTGGCATCTTTAATGCTGCAGGCACCCAAtttaatattcttatatacattCTAACATCTAGATTGACAAATTTCTTTACTAAAGGCCCTGAAGTGCTTGGATTTTCCCGTATGCCTTTGATATACCATTTCGGGAAGTAAATACGGTCATTTATTGGTTGAAGACGAAATATCGCGAATGCCAAGAGAAATGCTAATGCAGATAGACTGTTAATGGCAGCTGAAACGGTTATATCCGAAATAGTAGCCATTTTCTTTCTTGAACTTCAACTGCTACCTACATTCAAGTGGTAAGACATGTGATTTGGCCTTTAGTTTGGTGTGAATAAAATTTCAAATCATCCTACGTGCAATTTGAAAATTTGTCTAAATACACTCATCCTTATAAACTATTATATTCATGAAATTAACCACTAGGAAAATATGAAGCATGGTCTAACAAGCTCGGAAATTTTACTAAATTTGAATACTTTTTGGCAAAAAAACACAAACAATGTCTTCTTTATGGTGTGTGCAGCTTCATATTCAAAATTAAAAAAGTTCAATATTACATACTGATGTGTCTTTTTCTTGAATTTCAAAAGACAGATGGTTCGTTTGCGACAAAAAGTTAACACTAAAATTGGTACAATGCTCAAAAGGTCAATTACTTATGCAAAACTGATACAGGGTTAATAAGCTGCAAAGTTCTACAGCAAACAGAATGCAAATGTCGTATTCTTTTTTCGTTAAATTACGTTAAAAGTCAAAAAATAGTTCAAGTGCAAAATCAGAGAAACTAATCAAAAAGCAATTTTTTACATGAAATCCAGCTCCAACAAATTAAAACATGCCCATCTGCAGATCATACGATAAACTCAATTTGTAGCTCAACAAAGAACAAAGTATAACACTTCAGAATAGTCCTAATAGCATATGAGTTAAAAACCCTGATCAGCATTTTATTGTCTTTAATCACAATCTCAAAAAATTGAACCACTTTTTAACTAAAACAAGAACAAGAATCTCAATATAACAGCTTTACACACCACATTTATTCAAAGCTTGCATTATAGAATAATCATAGAAACATTTAAATAAACACAATAAAATAGATATACAGATATATTACACCATACCCATAAATCAAATTGACAAGAAACCCCTCAAACTAGAGCTCAAACGTGAAAACCCAATTACACTCAAAAACCCTAAAATCAAGTATGACACACATCATACACAAAACAAAGACCTGGGTTTATTGGTATTATGAGCAAGACTTATATGGGTTTCAGAAAAAAATTCAAAATCTTGAAAAAAATATCACTTTTTTACCTTATGTTTCTGTCAGCAATACAAAAGATTGATTGATGGTAATAAACAGAGTTGTAGTTGATTTGTTTAGGTGGTGGTGAACGGCGGAGTACGACGGAGGAAGGGCCGCAATAAACGCGGAATACACCGACTGTGTGTATTGTGTGTGTAAAAGTGCCACCAACGATGTTCTGTTAGCTTAACGGTTGCGTTGCTAGTAGTTGCTCATATTTTAAATACAggcaaatatttattattaataataataattaataatattaatattcaactagtgaaatgacccgtgtaaccacgggtttgtttaagtgaaacagtttaatgatatgttttaagtattaagtgaacgtaaatgctaaagttcttTAGTTTAATGACTCGTTGAATCACATAGTACGACAAAGAAACTCGTCAgccgaacatttcatcaaacacctaaaatgcatattaaatgatcatcatccaatcataagagataatattagttgtaattttattttaaaaatgtaaattaaaaatataaatataaaattgatttccttctgcctaacttttatactttctcgtactcaattcaaaataataaattacaataatttaaaattatttacttttaataattaaaataattattaataagatccaataataaaaattactacttaattaataagatttaattttaattcaaaattatttagattaatgacatcatccactatgcttagatttttttctttttctttttgattttttcttaacaaaggaattagcctaattatgacatcatcattttagcaatataatagaaactatagataataataagaaaaataattaaataatactccttaataaataataatttagatttAGATATTCTAAAATTCCCCATCCTCAATATTCTACATTTG includes these proteins:
- the LOC139852300 gene encoding CSC1-like protein At4g02900, which produces MATISDITVSAAINSLSALAFLLAFAIFRLQPINDRIYFPKWYIKGIRENPSTSGPLVKKFVNLDVRMYIRILNWVPAALKMPELELIDHAGLDSAVYIRIYLLGLKIFVPIAILAFCVLLPVNYTGGNFSRSSVIMKDLAYGEIDKFSISNVPPASKRLAAHIVMAYVFSFWTCYILYKEYKIVTDMRLHFLASQSRRPDQFTVLVRNVPPDPDESVSEHVEHFFCVNHPDQYLVHKVVYNANKLANMVDRKKDLHNRLIYYSNKFERRPSKRPTTKSGFWGLWGKKIDAIDYYTEEIEKLSKEEIAERERVIADPKAVVPAAFVSFRSRWGAAICAQTQQTKNPTRWITDWAPEPRDVYWNNLAIPFLQLNLRKLVMAVAFFGLTFCFMFPIAFVQTLANIEYIGKVLPFLKPLIYKDSVKSFIQGFLPGMVLKIFLLVLPMILMEMSKIEGYVAVSALEARSAGKYHLFLLVNVFLGSIITGTALQQLQKFLNQSPSEIPKTVGVSIPMKATFFITYIMVDGWAGVAAEIFRMVPLILYHLKNVFLVKTEKDRDEAMDPGSLAWPITEPRLQLYFLLGLVYSTVTPILLPFIITFFAFAYLVFRHQIINVYNQKYESAASFWPDVHRRILIGLVISQITLLGLLSTKEAENSTPILLALPFLTFWFHRYCKNRFESAFRKFPLQDAMIKDTLERATEPQLDLKAYLKDAYIHPVFKGGEVELQEFDEEDDDFHIVATKRTSRKGSQVGTQEGSPDDMTGIFAV
- the LOC139852301 gene encoding probable galacturonosyltransferase-like 4 produces the protein MQKDRMAFRRSHSLSHLIGLLSLFLSINLILLTTTTVATPTNPRLTFIRKLSSKKTTFPAFHEAPAFRNGDECTDNIVHVAMTIDSNYIRGTMAAVLSILQHSFCPDNVFFHFLWSRYNEQIYNSIITTFPYLRFKVYEFETKKVRGKISKSIRQALDQPLNYARVYLADILPANVNRVIYLDSDIVMVDDVEKLWRVNLEGKVLAAPEYCKANFTRYFTNDFWKDPELGKTFEGRYPCYFNTGVMVVDVRKWREGAYSNKVEEWMAVQKQRRIYHLGSLPPFLLVFAGKIKGIDHRWNQHGLGGDNIEGRCRSLHPGPISLLHWSGKGKPWLRLDSRKPCVVDHLWAPYDLYRSSKHVLEE